The genomic DNA aacaaagacagacattaAAACAGACGTCTGCACATGacgcaaaaaaaaaatttaaactaGGATATTTTATCTGTGtcccttcttctcctttttattCAAAGAATTGAAAAACTTGGTTAATTCTCAGAGTCCTCAGTAGTATTCAGTCTTATTTAAGATTCATAACTTAAGTGATTGTCCATTTTGCAGACTGACCTCCACCTTGTAGATGTTGGACGGGTGGTCTCTCTGgccacagaaaggggtgatggtcTTACAGCAGCTGTCGGGCACAACCCTGCCCTCTGCGTGCCTCGATGAAATGTACGCGCTCGCCATCCAGTCGTGGGAGTTGTTGCTGCCACAGCATTTGAACTGGAAAGTCAGACAGAAGAAAGCAAAgggtttggttttcattatgtcacaaacacaaatcagtttgtttcagtttttaaggTTTAACTCAGATTTGGCCACTTCCTCACATCAGTACAATTCTTGCAACTTAAATTACTGACAGTGTATCGTGGATCTTTTATCCCCACACAACCCTGCTGGCACTTTGAGTTCCTCCGgctgaactaaactaaactacacCTCGGAGGGTTTTGCAAACATAGTCCATACATCCTGTTGTAGTCTGTCCACAGCTAATGTGACGGCCTCCCGTCCTGGCTGGGCGTAGTTCTCCGTCATCTTCTGGTTGAGAtgctgcttcagttcatcgCTCAGCTGGAaatgaggaagacagagagagagacggtgggtgagtgggtgggtggggggggggcaactcCCACTCCTTTGTGAACATGATGATTGATGCGTCTCATCCACCATGTCAACAAAACTCAAACCGGTCACGTACACTGACATGAAAACCAGTGAGACGcacagagagagggtgagagccTTTATCATCGGAGTGATTCTACCCTGCGCTGAATCTCAGATATCATGGCAGTCCAGACATTTGTTTGTAAGACAACACAACtctaaggtgtgtgtgtgtgtgtagataaaCTCCAGACACTGAACACAACTctcacaacataaaaagagcAAAGCTAAAGGATCTAGTGTAGATTCTCCCCGAGTCGTCACCCGGGTCCTATGAGACAGAACAAAGGCTTCTGGGAAACCTTTTCACATGgtgctggaaaaaaataaacactgagaAGCAGTGAAATCCCAAAGGGGCCATGTTAagcaagacaagaaaaaaaactttaactgAACAGATGTCTGGGTTCCTGCCCTGCAACTGTTTTCTGCTTTAAGTGAAGTATGGAAATATTCCAAGAGTCTGAAGAGAGCAAAGGAGAGGAACATACTGCAGTTAAGATCATCACCACTCGACTAATACGCAGGTAATCACTTACCCTCTGGTAGTAAACATAGGCCAGTATTCCAGCCACCAGTTCAATCAGGAAGATAAACAGCAGGCAGAAGAAATACTGTGGAAAGAGACaaaggacacagagagacaaaaagtCAATAAATTCCACACAGGACTTCAATTCATCCAGACGTCTGACTTCAGCACAGTTGTCGCCCGGTGCCAACTCATCTGAGTTAGTGGCTCACACTCGTGACGGCTCAATAAAAACTTCCATCAACTGTCACTGTGCTGCATCTGTCACGTCGGAAACAGATGGCGGAGCTGCACGAAAAGAAGACGACGGGAGAACAAAGTGACAGCTTCAGATTCCTCTCAGGCGTCTTTAGAGGAGCTCCCCACGTCGCTTCAAACCGCAGCCAATATGTGTCACAATTAACTTCAAAGCAGCACGTTGGCAAAAACTAAATAACGCTGGTTTAATTATTAACAAATCAGCACTGCGCAAATATTCATTTGTATTCTTCGGGAAAATGAGGATTATAAAGAAACAGGCATCAGATGAGTGTGATTAACTACAGCTAAAAGTCAATATCTCACCAGCTGGAGGTTCTAATTATAAGCTTCATCCTAAATGAGAAGTTCTATTGTACTAACTGAAATACAAAGTGTGTATCGGATACATCGCCTGCAGACTGAGAGCTGTGACagactgctgcacaaagagccaGATCAACAGATTGTCCAAAATCAATCACTCATATCTGTATCCCAAAATGGATTATAAAAAGTAGACGGTCACAAAGTGAAAACTGTAGCAGACAAgtttatttctccttttaaaCAAGCTCGTTCAGTGTGCTTCTTACCTAAAAGTATTTAtactaaagaaaaagaaagtccGATGACATCACTACTATATAGTCCACTGCATAGTCCCTGTATAGAGAGTAGGTGTTGAACGAGTGGgtgattttggacacagccTTGAACAATGCACACACTTTTCTTTGTTCAGACAATGGAACATAAACCTCACACAGGCCACGCaacgcaaacacacatgtacaggtCATTAGGTGCAGCTGTCGCAGAGCGGGTTTGACAGCAGCATCATCGCTGCTTCATTCAGGACCACGACagatgctgctgcacacacacacacacgcacacacacacacacacacacatacacacacacacacacacacacactgagcaatGATCCCACTGAATTAATGTTGACAACATTTAAGTTAATCTTCTTTTTCACACTGTCGTATAGAAACACTGTGTTCCGTCTCCTGGttacaagatttttttttattctctgtcgGCTGCCCACACAAAATGTTTCACCACTTCTACACTCACTCGTGCACGTACGCTGACATCAATCATTAATCTCCCCAAACTAATTTGTAAATAGCACATCAATAAAAGGTGGATATTCAACCAAAATGAGCCACCGACTCCAAATCCTCAACACATCCACTTCTTCCCTCCTGCAAACCCACTTCTCTCTCATATTGCTCGATCCATCAACATTACTATAAATAGTCTTGCGGCAGTGAACGTTAACCTCCCGCCCGCTTCTCTCCCATCGGGCCCCGGCCTCTGTAAAATAAAGAGGACAGTATAAGGGCCCTGTCGGAGCCATTTGTCAGCATCCAGTGACAGAACTTAGGCCAAGGAGAGCATGTACCGTCTCAGAGGTACATTACTGCCCACGTGATCATTCCAATGACACAACGTATGACACAGTGAGGAGCATTTCCAACATGTGCAACATAAAGAATCATATTTTCTGTACTTAAACAAATGTTCATACATGTTTCAGTCCTTGTAACAATGTGAGCCCCTCAGTCCTCGAGTGGGGGTTTGATGATCTACTTTAAAAAAGGACAGTGCACAATATGAAGATGCTAGGAAGAGgtagaaacatgaaaacacatttttggaaaACAGCAAAATGCTCCATGATCATCTCACAAAGTCCATTCAGACTTTTGTAAACCACTTTGTGTACTGTGAGAAGTAACCGTACCTGCACTTAGACAacaactttaatgttttttaactgATGTAAGCTACCAACCCTGTATGGATGTTGTTTTTAGTGCGGTGAAGAAGTAGTGGTTTCTGGGAAAAGAACTATATAGTTTTATCTGAGTGAAACTAATATACTTTAAAGTAGTGGTGTCTCTGCCATCTCACCGTGGACAGACAGCGCCTCTGTTCCCTGATGACAGCACAACAGCCCAAGAAGCCTGTGACCACCACCAGGCTGCCAGCCAGGATGAGGATATACGCAGACACAGCGAAAGTGCTGGAGGCCAGCAGGCTCAAGTAGTCACTCTTCTCCACCAGCGTCCAGACCCCGACACCCAAAACGGCAGC from Paralichthys olivaceus isolate ysfri-2021 chromosome 23, ASM2471397v2, whole genome shotgun sequence includes the following:
- the tspan11 gene encoding tetraspanin-11 isoform X2, whose translation is MSVVYKDDREDWVTVCLKYLLFVFNFLFWVGGAAVLGVGVWTLVEKSDYLSLLASSTFAVSAYILILAGSLVVVTGFLGCCAVIREQRRCLSTYFFCLLFIFLIELVAGILAYVYYQRLSDELKQHLNQKMTENYAQPGREAVTLAVDRLQQDFKCCGSNNSHDWMASAYISSRHAEGRVVPDSCCKTITPFCGQRDHPSNIYKVEGGCISKLEQFLADHLLVIGAVGIGVACLQICGMVFTCCLSRRIKMEPY
- the tspan11 gene encoding tetraspanin-11 isoform X1, with amino-acid sequence MSVVYKDDREDWVTVCLKYLLFVFNFLFWVGGAAVLGVGVWTLVEKSDYLSLLASSTFAVSAYILILAGSLVVVTGFLGCCAVIREQRRCLSTYFFCLLFIFLIELVAGILAYVYYQRLSDELKQHLNQKMTENYAQPGREAVTLAVDRLQQDFKCCGSNNSHDWMASAYISSRHAEGRVVPDSCCKTITPFCGQRDHPSNIYKVEGGCISKLEQFLADHLLVIGAVGIGVACLQLAGAALTACFIYLLYKEEEDDFGTL